The proteins below come from a single uncultured Carboxylicivirga sp. genomic window:
- the metG gene encoding methionine--tRNA ligase — protein sequence MKTGNFKRTLVTTALPYANGPVHIGHLAGVYVPADIYVRYLRMKKEDVVLIGGSDEHGVPITLKAKNEGVTPQDIVDKYHGIIKDSFEKFGISFDIYSRTTSETHKKTASEFFRTLYDKGEFIEKESEQYYDEEAKQFLADRYITGTCPHCKSEGAYGDQCESCGTSLNATDLINPHSVISGSTPVIRTTKHWYLPLDKHEPFLKKWILEDHKEWKSNVYGQCKSWIDLGLQPRAVSRDLDWGVPVPVEGADGKVLYVWFDAPIGYISATKDLTPEWEKYWKDPETRMLHFIGKDNIVFHCIVFPSMLKAEGSYILPENVPANEFLNLEGDKISTSRNWAVWLHEYLVDFKDKQDVLRYTLTANAPETKDNDFTWKDFQARNNNELVAILGNFVNRAVVLTHKYYDGIVPAAGELNDFDKETLNEIPAIVKRVEEALDHFRFREAVKEAINLARLGNKYLADTEPWKLIKTDADRVKTIMNIALQITANTAVLIEPFLPFTAKKMQSMLNLEGLDWSACGNIELLATGKEINKPELLFEKIEDETIQSQLDKLQQTKVANEAANKTATPVKDNIEFDDFTKMDIRVGTILEAEKVAKTKKLLQLKVDTGIDQRTVVSGIAEYFKPEEIIGKQVSILVNLAPRKIRGIESQGMILMAEDATGKLEFITPANSVKPGSEIR from the coding sequence ATGAAGACGGGAAATTTTAAAAGAACGCTGGTAACAACAGCATTACCTTATGCCAATGGACCAGTGCATATCGGACACTTAGCCGGAGTTTATGTACCTGCAGATATTTATGTTCGTTACCTACGCATGAAGAAGGAAGATGTTGTTTTAATTGGCGGATCGGACGAACATGGCGTACCTATTACATTAAAAGCAAAAAACGAAGGTGTTACGCCACAAGATATTGTTGACAAATACCACGGCATTATCAAAGATTCATTTGAAAAATTTGGTATCTCGTTCGACATCTATTCCCGAACTACTTCCGAAACGCATAAAAAAACTGCATCAGAGTTTTTCAGAACCTTATATGACAAAGGTGAATTTATTGAAAAAGAGTCTGAGCAATATTACGACGAAGAAGCCAAACAATTTTTAGCCGACAGATATATTACCGGAACTTGCCCTCATTGTAAAAGTGAAGGAGCTTATGGTGATCAGTGCGAAAGTTGCGGAACTTCGTTAAATGCAACTGATTTAATAAATCCTCATTCTGTTATTTCAGGCAGTACTCCTGTAATTCGAACAACTAAACATTGGTATCTTCCATTGGATAAACACGAGCCATTTTTAAAGAAATGGATATTGGAAGATCACAAAGAATGGAAATCAAATGTTTATGGCCAGTGTAAATCTTGGATTGATTTAGGTTTACAACCACGTGCGGTAAGCCGCGATTTAGATTGGGGGGTTCCAGTTCCTGTTGAAGGAGCCGACGGCAAAGTTCTTTATGTGTGGTTTGATGCACCTATTGGATATATCTCAGCAACTAAAGATCTTACCCCCGAATGGGAAAAATACTGGAAAGATCCTGAAACACGCATGTTGCATTTCATCGGAAAAGACAATATTGTGTTCCATTGTATTGTATTTCCATCAATGTTAAAAGCTGAAGGTAGTTACATCTTACCAGAAAATGTTCCTGCTAACGAATTCTTGAACCTTGAAGGTGATAAGATTTCAACTTCTCGTAATTGGGCTGTTTGGTTACACGAATATTTGGTTGATTTTAAAGATAAGCAAGATGTATTAAGATATACACTTACAGCCAACGCTCCGGAAACAAAAGACAATGACTTTACCTGGAAAGATTTTCAGGCGCGTAATAATAATGAATTAGTTGCCATTTTAGGAAACTTCGTAAACCGTGCAGTTGTTTTAACACACAAATACTACGATGGAATAGTTCCTGCTGCGGGAGAATTAAATGATTTTGACAAAGAAACATTAAATGAAATTCCGGCAATTGTTAAAAGAGTAGAAGAAGCATTGGATCATTTCCGTTTTCGTGAAGCAGTTAAAGAAGCTATCAATTTAGCACGTTTAGGGAACAAATACCTTGCAGACACTGAGCCATGGAAATTAATTAAAACAGATGCCGATCGTGTAAAAACAATCATGAACATTGCGCTTCAGATTACAGCCAATACAGCCGTTTTAATTGAACCATTCTTACCATTTACAGCTAAAAAGATGCAAAGCATGCTAAATCTTGAAGGCTTAGACTGGTCTGCTTGCGGAAATATTGAATTATTGGCTACAGGAAAAGAGATCAACAAACCAGAATTGTTATTTGAAAAAATCGAAGACGAAACAATTCAGTCTCAGCTTGACAAATTACAGCAAACAAAAGTAGCTAACGAAGCTGCCAATAAAACAGCTACTCCAGTAAAAGATAACATTGAGTTTGATGATTTCACAAAAATGGATATTCGTGTAGGTACAATTTTAGAAGCTGAGAAAGTCGCCAAAACAAAAAAACTACTTCAGTTAAAAGTGGATACAGGAATTGATCAACGAACTGTAGTTTCGGGCATTGCAGAATATTTCAAACCGGAAGAAATCATTGGAAAACAAGTTAGCATCTTGGTTAACCTGGCTCCGCGAAAAATTAGAGGAATTGAATCGCAAGGAATGATTCTAATGGCAGAAGATGCCACTGGTAAACTTGAATTTATCACACCTGCTAATTCTGTAAAACCGGGTTCTGAAATCAGATAA